The genomic DNA AACAGTTATGGGAATAGACTTAATTCGCACCAATATTTCTATTGATATGGAGGGAGAGTATTCTTTAAAAGTAACCTTAAATGGTTGTACAAATATTGCTTTTATTAATGTAATTGTATTACCCAAGCCTAATGCAGGAATCAATGGAACTTTACATCTTATTGAAGGAATAACTCCTACTACTGAAGAATTGTTCAGCGCTTTAGGCGGAAATCCCAGTACAAAAGGAACTTGGTCTTTTAAAAACAATATATATACCTATACTGTAACCGCTACAAACTCCTGTAAAAGCACAGCTACATCAACCGTTACTATAACTAATACAATATCAATTGTAAATGGTTTCTCTCCTAATGGAGATAACATAAATGATACTTGGCAAATTTTACCTGACTTATTAAATAGGTATCCTAATAACATACTTACCGTTTTTAACAGATATGGTAATATTGTATATAAAGCAGCTCCTTATAAAAATGATTGGAATGCTGTTTCAAATGGAAAAGCAATTATTAACAACAGAAAAAAACTCCCTCCAGCATCATACTATTATGTTTTACAACTTAATAATCCTCATAAAACTATTTTTAAAGGCTGGGTGTATATCAATTACTAATCTGTGAGAAAATTACACTACGTTCTATTTTTTGAAAACTTGCATTCTTTTTTCTCAAAACACAACAGACTATACTCTATTTAATCATAACCTAGGTATAACTCCCATTTTTACAGATCAAAACAACACCATACAACCAGCTACAAACTATAAAAGAATTCATGATTTTCTGACAGGATACATTTTTGAAAATGCACAAAGAATAACTTTAAATAAAAGCTCAACTACTTCCAATAAAACTAAATATACAACATATATGAAAAAAATAAAACTACTTACTCTTTTACTAATATCAGTAACCTTAAACACTTTTTCTCAAGGGCATGAAGTTACAGTAGGAAATCCAATATGTGGCACTTCCATAACTAAAAATGCACCCGCTAATTATGATTATCTCTTAGATAAAAAAAATAGCTGGACTACCATGCTTTATACAGCTCCAAGAATCAATACTTCAGGAGCAATAAAAGGTATTGCATTTTTTACTGATTGTGTTGTGACTTCTAATTGTTCTTTTGACGAGGCTAAGCATCAGAAAATATATTTAAAAGAGATAGAGGAAACACAATTTAACGCTACTAATGAGCCTGATTTATCAACATACACATTGGTATATGACGGAAAAATCACTTGGAGAAGGGGGCAAGGAAATGTAGAAAATTCTAAAACACAAATAATTTTTCAAAACTCATTTCAATACTCAGGAAATAAAAATTTAGCTATTTATTTTTTAAATGAAAATAATAACGCTTTAGGTGGCTTCTTAGGATGTGGAAGTTCTCCTCCTTTTCTATGGGATTATGCCGGAGAAAAAACAATCGTTCGCGAATTTTTTAAACAGGGTGAAAAAAGTGGAAGTGGAACTTTTGATACTACACTACCTATCATCCGTTTTTATTTTGACGCGTTAAATACAGATGATTTTACTCCTTCTCCTCAAACTACGCAAATAACTGCAACCCCTACAGAGATTTTAGCAAACGGAGTTTCTTCAAGTAAAATAACCGTACAACTTTACAACGAAAAAGGAGGTACATTAAATCATTCTGGGCAACGTATAGAACTCAATACTACAGCGGGAAGTTTAGGTGCCGTTACAGATAATAATAATGGAACCTATACAGCTCTCTTAACGAGTGGCACTCTTATAGAAGTTGCTACAATTTCAGGGATTTTAAACGGCACTAATATCAGCGACACAGCTGAGGTAAAATTCATTGATAAGAATACTCCTATTGACCCTATTGATCCTGTTGACCCTATAAATCCAGTGTTTAATTCAAACATAGTTCAAGGTTTTTCTCCTAATGGAGATGGAAAAAATGATACTTGGAAAATTATGCCAAATGTATTTAATAACTACCCAAATAATTCTTTACAGGTTTTTAATAGACAAGGAAATTTAGTGTTTCAAGCAGCTCCTTATAAAAATAATTGGGATGGTATTTCTACCGGTAAAATAACCATTTCAAAAGAAACGAAACTTCCCATAGGTCCTTATTATTTTGTTTTTAATACAGGAACAAATAAGACTCATAAAGGTTGGGTATATATTAATTATTAAAAAATTACAAATGTTTTTAAAAAGAATTACATTATTACTTCTGATAATAAACTATTACAAAGTTACAGCTCAAAACAATGTAGATTACTCATTATACAACTATAGTTTAAATCTTATAAATCCAGCTTTTGCTGGTCAAAAAAAACATAGTGAATTACTTATAAATTCAAAAATGCAATGGGTTGGTATAGAGAACGCCCCAAAAACTAGCACTTTCTCTTTAAACATCCCATTGAAAAATAACATAGGAGTTGGCGTGAATGTTATCAATGATAAAATTTTTATTTTCAATCAAACTAAAATAGCCTTAGATTTTTCTTATAAGTTAAAAATAACTAATGAACACGATTTACAGTTTGGACTAAAAGCTCTAGGAAATATTTATAGTGGCAACATCAATACCATAAAAACAGAGCAACAAAATGATTTATTCTTTTCAGAATCCATTAATAAATTCAGCCCTAATTTTACAATTGGTGCAGCCATTACCCACGAAGATTATTATACGCACTTAGCCATTAATAATCTTTTAATTGATAGTAGATACTCAAAACTGAGTAGTTCTAAAAATATTAGCAGACTAAATATTTCTTTAGGTGGCGGATATATATTTACATTAAACAATACTCTAAAGCTCATTCCGTCAACTTTAATAAGAATTGAAGAAGGCGTTCCTTTATCATTTGATATAAATAGCACATTAAAAATTAATGAAAAGCACCGTATAGGTCTTTCTTATTTCTGGAACAATTCTGTATCAATTAATGGGCTACTAGCCATATCAAATACCATCCAACTAGGGTATGGATATCGACTAACTACCAATGATTTAAGCACTGAACAAAACGGAACTCATGAATTTATAATTCTTTTTAATATGGATAACCTACTTTAGTATATCTTTTTTATTTTTACCTAGCTAATCATACTCTTTATAAATAATAAGGGCTTTCTTTTATAGTCATTTTAATTTATAAAGGGTCTTAAAAAGAACAGACAATGTCGAACAAGAGTAAAATAGTTGAAGAGCATTTAAAAAACGGAATTAATAAAACAAAAGAAACAGTAAATAATATTAGTAGAGAAACCAAAGATACCTTTGAGGATGTCAAAGAAAAGGCTAGTGAATTAGCTAGTAAAGCAGGGGAGCATTTAGCCGATTTTTCAGAAGATACCAAAGATGCTTTTGAAGATGTTAAAGAAAAAGTAACTAAAGTACTATCTGATGAAAACATCAAAAGTTTAAGAGAAAAAACCAGTGAGTTTGCAGAAGAAATTTCTGGAAAAACCGCTGAAATAGTAGGTGAAGCCAGCGAGCAATTAGCAGATTTTGCAGAAGATGCTAAAGAAGAATTGAAAGAATCTGCTCAAAAAACAAAAAAAATTCTACAAGATTTATTAAAAAAGTAGAGGGAAATTTTTCCTCTACTTTTTTATTTTAAAAGTAACTATGGTGCTGGGTTAGGTATCAATGCATGAATTGCCTCTATTTCGTTCAAAATTTCTGAAGATAACTCAATATGAATACTATTGATATTTTCTTTTAGTTGGCTCATTTTTGTAGCTCCAATAATATTACTAGTTACAAACGGTAATTGATTGATATACGCTAATGCTAACTCTGATAATGTTAAACCATTTTTCACAGCGATTCGCTGATATTCCCTTACAGCTTTCTGAGAGCCTTCAGAAGTATAACGTGCAATAAACCTAGGAAATAATGTTCCTCTAGCTCCTTCTGGAGTCTTTCCATCTAAATATTTACCTGATAAAACTCCTTGTGCCAATGGAGAATAAGCAAGTAACCCTATATTTTCTCGCAAAGAAACTTCAGACATTCCATATTCATAAGCTCTATGAATTAATGAATAAGAATTTTGAATAGTTACAGGCTTCAATAAATTATGCTGCTTTGCTGTTTGCAAATACTTCATTGTTCCCCAAGGAGTTTCGTTTGACAAACCTATCTGTCGAATTTTTCCTTGTTTTACAAAAGAATTTAAGGTTTCTAAGATTTCCAGATGATTTTCCGCTTCTTTAGCCGTTGTCTTATAAGGATAATCCCTTACTCCAAAACAATTTACTCCTCTTTCTGGCCAATGAAGTTGATACAGATCAATATAATCTGTTTGCAAACGTTGAAGACTATTTTCGATAGCTTCTGCAATAGCTCTTTTGCTAAATCCATCTTTTCTAATATGCGCTGTATAATCTCCTCCTCCAGCAATTTTAGACGCCAATATTACCTTGTCTCTATTTCCTGTTTTTTTGAACCAAGACCCAATGATTTTCTCCGTAGCTCCATAAGTTTCAGGTGTAGCAGGTACTGAATACAGCTCTGCTGTATCAAAAAAATTTACTCCTTGTTCTAAAGCATAATCCATTTGTTCATGACCTTCAGCTTCTGTATTCTGTTTTCCCCAAGTCATCGTTCCTAGGCAAATCTTGCTAACTTTTATGGTTGTATTTGGTAATGTTGTGTATTTCATTTTCAAAATATTTGATCTTTTAGTGACTCCGTAAAACGGGTATTTTTAACTAGTCGTTTTACTTCTTTTTTCTTTTCATTTTTTATTATTTAATGAAAAATAATTTTCTTGCCTTTGTAAAAAACAATTCCCACAATAATTTATTGCAGGAATTAGTTCATAAAACACTTAAGGTGTTTATTTCAGTATTGCTTCTATTCCTGGTAAGGTCTTTCCTTCCAACATTTCTAACATAGCCCCTCCTCCTGTAGATACATAGCTTACTTTATTACCAAAACCAAATTGCTTTACAGCAGCTACAGAATCACCTCCTCCTACAAGAGAAAATGCGCCTTTTTCTGTGGCTTTAGCAATTGCATCTCCTAAGCTAATCGTTCCTTTTGCAAAGTTTTCCATTTCAAACACTCCTAAAGGTCCATTCCATAAAATAGTTTTAGATTGCTCAATAATCTCTGCAAAATTAACAGAAGTTTGCGCTCCACAATCCAATCCCATCCATCCATCTGGAATAGTATTCGTATCTACTTCTTTTGTGCTTGCCTCATTACTAAACGCATCTGCTATAACAGCATCAACAGGCAAATGAATTTGTGTATTTTTTTCTTTAGCCAATTCTAATATTTCAAGGGCCAATGCTAGCTTATCATCTTCTACCAAAGAACTTCCAATTTTTCCTCCTAATGCCTTGATAAATGTAAAAGTCATTCCTCCTCCTACAATAATATGATCTACCTTATCCAAAATATTTTCAATGACTCCTATTTTTGAAGAAACCTTTGCCCCTCCTAAAATTGCGGTTACTGGTTTTTCTGAATTATTCAGTACTTTATCAATACTCTCTATTTCTTTAGCCAATAAATTACCAAAACATTTTTTTTCTGGGAAAAACTGTGCAATAACTGCCGTTGATGCATGAGCTCTGTGAGCTGTACCAAAAGCGTCATTAATATATACATCTCCCCATTTAGATAATTGCTCTGCAAAAGCAATATCCCCTGACTTTTCCTCTGCGTAAAAGCGTAAGTTTTCTAATAATAAAATTTCCCCATTTTTTAAATTGTCAACTGCTGCTGCTACCTTATCTCCAATACAGTCTTCAACAAACTTTACATTGCACCCTATCACATTTACAACTTCGCTTACAATATGCTTTAATGAATACTTTTCTTCTATCCCTTTAGGCCTTCCTAAATGAGACATTAACACACAACTCCCTCCATCTTCTAAAACCTTAATAATTGTAGATTTTGCAGCTTGAATTCTAGTGGAATCTGTTACTTGAAATTCGTCATTTAAAGGCACATTAAAATCTACTCGAATTAATGCTTTTTTATTTTCAAAGTTAAAATCGTTGAGTGTTTTCATTTATCAGTTATTTTGAACAAAAATAAGTATTTATCAGTAAATTCCTATTATATAGAATTCTATTATATTTGTTGTAATTTATGAATACAACCTCAATTAAAATAACTTCTAAAAAACTAAGCATTCATGAAGGGTACGAATTCGTTAGAGATGATTCTTGCGGCGGTATCGCTACGTTTATAGGTACTGTTAGAAATGCTACACAAAATAAAGAAGTAACGCAATTAGATTTTTCTACATATAAGCCAATGGCTATTAAAGAAATGCAAAAAATAGCTGATACTGCACTAGAAAAGTTTAAGATAAAAAAAATAGCGATTCACCACTCAGAAGGACTTTTAGAAATTGGAGACATCCCTGTTATTATTGCTGTCTCTGCTCCTCATAGAAAAGCTGCTTTTCAAGCGTGCGAATACGCTATAGACACCTTAAAAGAAACAGTTCCTATTTGGAAAAAAGAGTTTTTTACCGACGGAGAAGTTTGGGTAAATGCTCATCCTTAAATTATATATATCATGGTTCAGTTTAATGTATCATCTTCTATTGAAGAATTAGAAGAAATTTTAACCTTACAAAAAGAAAACCTTCCTTTTAATTTGTCTGAAGTAGAACGACAAGAACAAGGATTCGTAACAGTAGAGCATAATTTAGCTATTTTAAAAGAAATGCATTTAATTCACCCGCATATCATCGCTAAAGATAAAGGAAAAGTTATTGGATATGCCCTTTCTATGTCTTCTAAGTTCAAAGATGATATTGCTATTTTAAAGCCAATGTTTACAGAAATCAACAACTCTTCCAAAGCCAATGAACGTTTTATTGTTATGGGACAAATTTGTATTCATAAAGAATATCGTGGAAAAGGAGTTTTTAAAGGTCTATATACTAAGATGAAAAAAGAATTTTGCAATGATTACACTGCTATAATCACTGAAATAGACCTCTTAAACACAAGATCCATCAATGCACATAAGGCCATTGGTTTTAAAAACTTATCAACTTATACCGCTAACAATCAAAATTGGCAAGTTGTTTTTATGGAACTCTAAAACGGTAACTCTTTAGGTTCTAAAAATGATGTATCAGGGTTATAAATGTCCTCTAAAACATTCTTAACCTCTCCCATAAATTCTTCCAATCTCTCCAAGGTAATTGCATTATCTGGAGTTCTATAATTTGATGAGAAATTCATTTTTAAAAACCCCTTTTTTAAGTTTTTAAAAGAAATGATACCCGCTTCTAAAGGTTTATTAAAATCAAAATTGATATTCTTGGTATATAAAAAAGCATATAACATGACTTGTATTGCTTTGTGGTACTTATACTCTCTAATATTTTCATAATCAAGAATCTTTAAATTAGAAGCCTCTACCTTACCTGTTTTATAATCTATAATCCTAGTAACACCATTCAATTCGTCTATTCTATCTACTTGTCCGTGAATTTTAATAGGATATTCAATTCCTGCCACATGTATTTCTGTAGCTAAATTTTGTTCCGTAGCTATGATTTTCAATTGGTTATCGCTATCTTTTAAAAGTTCTTGCTCTTGTTTTAAAAAATTTAACACAAACCGATTAGCAACTTCAAAAATCAATCTATTCTTTCCTGTTTCAATATCTCCATTTTTAAAATGCTTTTTAAAATATTTCGCAACCAAGTTTTTTGATCGTTTTTGGAAATTATCAAGATCTTCTTTTTTAATAAACTGGCCTCCGTTTTTTGTAAATGGTGTGTATAACTCATCTAAAACATCATGAACAACAGTTCCCATCGTATTTATAGCAACCGTTTCTTCTATTTCTTCAAATTCATTTATTTTTAATACTTTTTGCTTATAAAAAGCAATAGGATTGTATAGGTAATTGGTAAAAGCTGATGGAGAGATTCCTTTCTTCCCTAATTCTTTTAGCCTTTTTAAAACTTCCTCATTCTTTGGTATTTCTTTTAATTTTGATAAGGAAGTTACTACTTTAGGAGCTATTGTTTTTTGAATAATATTTTCTTTCATTAACTCTAACTGAGTTACGAATCTACTTTTTTCTCCTCCACCAAAAGCATCGCTTTCTGTGTTGAATAAAATAAAGATATTTTTTGCTCGTTGAATCAACCTAAAGAAATGGTAAGAAAATACAGCATCTTTTTCTTTATGTGTTGGCAATCCGAATTCAATCTTTACATCAAAGGGAATGAATGAATTTTGCATACTATTTGCTGGTAACACTCCTTCATTTACAGAAGTTATGATTACATTTTCAAAATCTAACACCCTTGTTTCTAGCATTCCCATCAATTGTAATCCTTGCAGTGGTTCTCCTTGAAAAGACAAACTTTCCGATTGAATTAATTGCTTAAAAAACTGATATAATGTTTTTAGATCTTGTACATAATTAAACGCTGAATGCAAGTTTTGTAACTGGGTAAATGCGGTATAAAAACGAAATAAATACTCCTTTTCTAGTTCATTTGCATACTCTTTTACACGATCTATTAATCGGATGACCCTTATCATAAAATCAGAAATATTGGTAAAAGGCGCAAATATCGAAAACAATACACTCTTATCTTCTTCTTTTAATTTTTCAAAAAAGGTAAGAATTACTTCTTGGTTAACAAATGTATTATTCTGACTAATAATGCTATCAAAAAGAATGTTATCTATTTGTATATTATTATTTCTTAAAATCTTATAAATAGAAGCTTGTTTTACAAACTGAGTAACATCTTTATAATAAAATACGTTTTGTTCCTTTTTTTGGAGTTTTTCTTGAGAAAGAAATAGCTGGAAAACTGAAAGAATTAGCTGAGTTGTTGGAATATCTTTTAGAGGATACCCCATAGTGATATTAATTTCTTCTATATTTTCTGGTAATGAATTTAAGGTTATAGGTAACAATGTTTCATCAGAAAGCACTAGCGCTGTATTTTGATGATTCGGTAATTTCTCTAAGATTTCTCCTGCATATTTTATTTGGGTGATATTTTTGGAGGTTCCAATAACCTGAATTTCCTTCTTTTTAGAAAACCAATCTCCTACACTTTGAAGTTCATGTTTTTCATAGTACTTCCATTTTTTTTTGTACTTTCTAACAAAATTTCCTGCTTGGTGATTATTGCTTAAAAAAGCCTCATCAATATCCCAAAAAATATTGGTATTGCCTGCTGCTAACATTTTTTGAAATAGAAACTCCTCTGATTTATTCAATGCATTAAACCCTATTAAAAAAAATTTCTTATCCAGATTTTCTGAAATATACTCCTCTATTTTTGCAGTAGCCTCCCTATACATTACCCCTTGATAACCAATAGAGTTACCTACTAAAAACTGATAAAATTGGGTATAATAAGTTCCTAACTTTTCCATAAAGTAAAAGTGATCTTTTACCAGTTCTGTTTCTTTAAATGTTCCTTTAACCGACCATTTCCTCAATCGCTCTATATCTCTTAAATAAGTAAAAATGTCTTTCGGATTTATCAAGTGCTGATCCACTTCATTAAAATCTTGAATCGCGGTAAATGCCCACGATGAAAAAACATCAAAAGAATCAGGTTTTTCTTCTATTTTTTTATAGATACCGTAAAAATAAAAAAGCAACTGAACCGTATCTACCTTTTTTAGCTTGGAAATTTCTCCAACAAACTCTTCTATATTTAAAATTTGAGGCAAAAAACCTGTAAAAATCTTATCCTTTAATTCTTTTTTTACAAAAACACCTGCTCTTTGAGAAGGTAGTACAAAAACCACATTATCAAAAGAGTGCGTTGTTTTTAAAATAATATCTAATGTTTCTGAAATAAAAGATTGCATGATTCTAGGTTCTCGGAGCAAAGTACAATTTTTATCTTATTTTTGATCTGCTAAAAATACTAATTTTACATCTTTGGAAGCTTCGAATACTTTAGAAATCGCATTTATACAATCAGATCTAATTTGGGAAAGCCCTATTAAAAACAGAGAAAAGTTTACTTCTAAAATCAAGCAAATTGAACAACCTGTTGACTTAATAATTTTACCAGAAATGTTTACCACTGGGTTTACTATGAATGCTAAGAAATTTGCAGAGTTAATGAACGGAGAAACAGTTTTATGGATGCAAGAAGTAGCAGCATCAAAAAAAGCTGCTCTTGTAGGAAGTATCATTATTATTGAAAACAATAGCTATTATAACAGATTATTGTTTGTGTATCCTTCTGGTAAAATCGCTTTTTATGATAAAAAACATACATTTAGCTTAGCTGGAGAAGGAGAGGTGTTTTCATCGGGAAATAAAAAATGTATTCTAAAATATAAAGGCTGGAAAATTTGCCCTCTAATTTGCTATGATTTAAGATTTCCTGTTTGGGCTAGAAATACTGAAAATTATGATCTTTTACTATACATAGCCAATTGGCCAAAACGCAGGATCAATGCTTGGGATGCTTTATTAAAAGCTCGTGCTATTGAAAATATGAGCTATACGATTGGTGTTAATAGAGTAGGAAAAGACATTCATAATTATGAATACACAGGAAATTCGATTGCTTTAGATTGTTTAGGAGAGCATCTTTCTAACACAGCAGAAACAAAAGCATTAACTACTGGAAATGAAATTATCATTAGTAAAACCCTATGCAA from Tenacibaculum maritimum NCIMB 2154 includes the following:
- a CDS encoding gliding motility-associated C-terminal domain-containing protein, encoding MIKKITLLIILCYIKSAFGHHLLYKNSYEIFNNSLSEITICEGETLELTAAPIQGAQYEWKTVKNETVMGIDLIRTNISIDMEGEYSLKVTLNGCTNIAFINVIVLPKPNAGINGTLHLIEGITPTTEELFSALGGNPSTKGTWSFKNNIYTYTVTATNSCKSTATSTVTITNTISIVNGFSPNGDNINDTWQILPDLLNRYPNNILTVFNRYGNIVYKAAPYKNDWNAVSNGKAIINNRKKLPPASYYYVLQLNNPHKTIFKGWVYINY
- a CDS encoding T9SS type B sorting domain-containing protein; translated protein: MKKIKLLTLLLISVTLNTFSQGHEVTVGNPICGTSITKNAPANYDYLLDKKNSWTTMLYTAPRINTSGAIKGIAFFTDCVVTSNCSFDEAKHQKIYLKEIEETQFNATNEPDLSTYTLVYDGKITWRRGQGNVENSKTQIIFQNSFQYSGNKNLAIYFLNENNNALGGFLGCGSSPPFLWDYAGEKTIVREFFKQGEKSGSGTFDTTLPIIRFYFDALNTDDFTPSPQTTQITATPTEILANGVSSSKITVQLYNEKGGTLNHSGQRIELNTTAGSLGAVTDNNNGTYTALLTSGTLIEVATISGILNGTNISDTAEVKFIDKNTPIDPIDPVDPINPVFNSNIVQGFSPNGDGKNDTWKIMPNVFNNYPNNSLQVFNRQGNLVFQAAPYKNNWDGISTGKITISKETKLPIGPYYFVFNTGTNKTHKGWVYINY
- a CDS encoding PorP/SprF family type IX secretion system membrane protein, translated to MFLKRITLLLLIINYYKVTAQNNVDYSLYNYSLNLINPAFAGQKKHSELLINSKMQWVGIENAPKTSTFSLNIPLKNNIGVGVNVINDKIFIFNQTKIALDFSYKLKITNEHDLQFGLKALGNIYSGNINTIKTEQQNDLFFSESINKFSPNFTIGAAITHEDYYTHLAINNLLIDSRYSKLSSSKNISRLNISLGGGYIFTLNNTLKLIPSTLIRIEEGVPLSFDINSTLKINEKHRIGLSYFWNNSVSINGLLAISNTIQLGYGYRLTTNDLSTEQNGTHEFIILFNMDNLL
- a CDS encoding NADP(H)-dependent aldo-keto reductase — its product is MKYTTLPNTTIKVSKICLGTMTWGKQNTEAEGHEQMDYALEQGVNFFDTAELYSVPATPETYGATEKIIGSWFKKTGNRDKVILASKIAGGGDYTAHIRKDGFSKRAIAEAIENSLQRLQTDYIDLYQLHWPERGVNCFGVRDYPYKTTAKEAENHLEILETLNSFVKQGKIRQIGLSNETPWGTMKYLQTAKQHNLLKPVTIQNSYSLIHRAYEYGMSEVSLRENIGLLAYSPLAQGVLSGKYLDGKTPEGARGTLFPRFIARYTSEGSQKAVREYQRIAVKNGLTLSELALAYINQLPFVTSNIIGATKMSQLKENINSIHIELSSEILNEIEAIHALIPNPAP
- a CDS encoding phosphoglycerate kinase: MKTLNDFNFENKKALIRVDFNVPLNDEFQVTDSTRIQAAKSTIIKVLEDGGSCVLMSHLGRPKGIEEKYSLKHIVSEVVNVIGCNVKFVEDCIGDKVAAAVDNLKNGEILLLENLRFYAEEKSGDIAFAEQLSKWGDVYINDAFGTAHRAHASTAVIAQFFPEKKCFGNLLAKEIESIDKVLNNSEKPVTAILGGAKVSSKIGVIENILDKVDHIIVGGGMTFTFIKALGGKIGSSLVEDDKLALALEILELAKEKNTQIHLPVDAVIADAFSNEASTKEVDTNTIPDGWMGLDCGAQTSVNFAEIIEQSKTILWNGPLGVFEMENFAKGTISLGDAIAKATEKGAFSLVGGGDSVAAVKQFGFGNKVSYVSTGGGAMLEMLEGKTLPGIEAILK
- a CDS encoding molybdenum cofactor biosynthesis protein MoaE, producing MNTTSIKITSKKLSIHEGYEFVRDDSCGGIATFIGTVRNATQNKEVTQLDFSTYKPMAIKEMQKIADTALEKFKIKKIAIHHSEGLLEIGDIPVIIAVSAPHRKAAFQACEYAIDTLKETVPIWKKEFFTDGEVWVNAHP
- a CDS encoding GNAT family N-acetyltransferase, with the translated sequence MVQFNVSSSIEELEEILTLQKENLPFNLSEVERQEQGFVTVEHNLAILKEMHLIHPHIIAKDKGKVIGYALSMSSKFKDDIAILKPMFTEINNSSKANERFIVMGQICIHKEYRGKGVFKGLYTKMKKEFCNDYTAIITEIDLLNTRSINAHKAIGFKNLSTYTANNQNWQVVFMEL
- a CDS encoding PD-(D/E)XK nuclease family protein, giving the protein MQSFISETLDIILKTTHSFDNVVFVLPSQRAGVFVKKELKDKIFTGFLPQILNIEEFVGEISKLKKVDTVQLLFYFYGIYKKIEEKPDSFDVFSSWAFTAIQDFNEVDQHLINPKDIFTYLRDIERLRKWSVKGTFKETELVKDHFYFMEKLGTYYTQFYQFLVGNSIGYQGVMYREATAKIEEYISENLDKKFFLIGFNALNKSEEFLFQKMLAAGNTNIFWDIDEAFLSNNHQAGNFVRKYKKKWKYYEKHELQSVGDWFSKKKEIQVIGTSKNITQIKYAGEILEKLPNHQNTALVLSDETLLPITLNSLPENIEEINITMGYPLKDIPTTQLILSVFQLFLSQEKLQKKEQNVFYYKDVTQFVKQASIYKILRNNNIQIDNILFDSIISQNNTFVNQEVILTFFEKLKEEDKSVLFSIFAPFTNISDFMIRVIRLIDRVKEYANELEKEYLFRFYTAFTQLQNLHSAFNYVQDLKTLYQFFKQLIQSESLSFQGEPLQGLQLMGMLETRVLDFENVIITSVNEGVLPANSMQNSFIPFDVKIEFGLPTHKEKDAVFSYHFFRLIQRAKNIFILFNTESDAFGGGEKSRFVTQLELMKENIIQKTIAPKVVTSLSKLKEIPKNEEVLKRLKELGKKGISPSAFTNYLYNPIAFYKQKVLKINEFEEIEETVAINTMGTVVHDVLDELYTPFTKNGGQFIKKEDLDNFQKRSKNLVAKYFKKHFKNGDIETGKNRLIFEVANRFVLNFLKQEQELLKDSDNQLKIIATEQNLATEIHVAGIEYPIKIHGQVDRIDELNGVTRIIDYKTGKVEASNLKILDYENIREYKYHKAIQVMLYAFLYTKNINFDFNKPLEAGIISFKNLKKGFLKMNFSSNYRTPDNAITLERLEEFMGEVKNVLEDIYNPDTSFLEPKELPF
- a CDS encoding nitrilase family protein: MEASNTLEIAFIQSDLIWESPIKNREKFTSKIKQIEQPVDLIILPEMFTTGFTMNAKKFAELMNGETVLWMQEVAASKKAALVGSIIIIENNSYYNRLLFVYPSGKIAFYDKKHTFSLAGEGEVFSSGNKKCILKYKGWKICPLICYDLRFPVWARNTENYDLLLYIANWPKRRINAWDALLKARAIENMSYTIGVNRVGKDIHNYEYTGNSIALDCLGEHLSNTAETKALTTGNEIIISKTLCKKSQDTLRNKFLFLKDRDTFSFE